From Achromobacter spanius, a single genomic window includes:
- a CDS encoding LysE family translocator → MTATAALLAFTLAAAILTITPGLDNALVLRTAAVEGSRRALMAGLGISAGCLLWGAIAAFGLGSLLAVSTLAYDTLRICAAIYLFYLGVKLLWSTRSRRKAATASPSGILATPARPSTTATGWFVRGCLTNALNPKVGVFYITFLPQFIPAGTDVLRFSLLLATVHAIVGMLWFVLLVAATRPLARWLSRPAVTRGLDRVTGAVFIAFGLRLALEKR, encoded by the coding sequence ATGACAGCCACAGCCGCCCTCCTCGCCTTCACCCTGGCCGCCGCCATCCTCACCATCACGCCCGGCCTGGACAATGCCCTGGTGCTACGCACCGCCGCCGTCGAAGGCAGCCGCCGCGCCCTCATGGCCGGATTGGGCATCAGCGCCGGCTGCCTGCTATGGGGCGCCATCGCGGCATTCGGGCTAGGCTCGCTGCTGGCCGTGTCCACGCTCGCCTACGACACCCTGCGGATCTGCGCTGCGATCTACCTTTTCTATCTGGGCGTCAAGCTGCTGTGGAGCACGCGTTCCCGCCGCAAGGCCGCGACGGCATCCCCCTCCGGCATCCTGGCCACCCCCGCCCGTCCCAGCACCACCGCCACCGGCTGGTTCGTACGCGGCTGCCTTACCAACGCCCTGAACCCCAAGGTCGGTGTGTTCTACATCACCTTCCTGCCGCAATTCATCCCCGCCGGCACCGACGTGCTGCGCTTCAGCCTGCTGCTCGCCACGGTTCACGCGATCGTCGGAATGCTGTGGTTCGTCCTCCTGGTCGCCGCCACCCGCCCCCTGGCGCGCTGGCTTTCCCGCCCGGCCGTCACCCGCGGCCTGGACCGTGTGACCGGGGCGGTGTTTATTGCATTTGGGTTGAGGTTGGCGCTGGAAAAGCGCTGA
- a CDS encoding YaeQ family protein: MALRATIYKADLNVADTDRHYYGSHGLTVARHPSETDERMMVRLLAFAMHAQEELAFTKGLSDTDEPDLWVKDLTGEIKLWIEVGQPEERRILRACGRADEVIVYCYGGSASKIWWDGVRNKLERTRNLKVVNLPAEQSKALGKLAERTMQLNANISDGVVYFSADKGEVTIEPEAWR; this comes from the coding sequence ATGGCCCTGCGCGCCACCATTTACAAGGCCGACCTGAACGTCGCCGATACCGATCGCCACTATTACGGCAGCCACGGGCTTACCGTGGCGCGTCATCCGTCCGAGACGGACGAGCGCATGATGGTGCGGTTGCTGGCGTTTGCGATGCACGCGCAGGAGGAGCTGGCGTTCACGAAGGGGCTGAGCGATACCGACGAACCGGATCTGTGGGTGAAAGACCTGACCGGCGAGATCAAGCTGTGGATCGAGGTGGGCCAGCCGGAAGAGCGCCGGATTCTGCGTGCCTGTGGCCGCGCCGATGAGGTGATCGTGTATTGCTATGGCGGCTCGGCCAGCAAGATCTGGTGGGACGGGGTGCGTAACAAGCTGGAGCGCACGCGCAATCTGAAGGTGGTGAATCTGCCGGCGGAGCAGTCGAAAGCGCTGGGCAAGCTGGCGGAGCGGACGATGCAGCTGAACGCCAATATCTCGGACGGCGTGGTGTATTTCTCGGCGGACAAGGGCGAAGTGACCATCGAGCCGGAGGCCTGGCGTTAA